CTGACCTGCTTCATAAAATGCCGGAAGAGTATGTGGGTCCTGTGGAACTGATGAAGGCCGACAGCCAAGTGGTGAAGAAGCAGAAGCAGCTGAGAGAGAATAATCACCAGCGAGAGAAAGACCTTATATCCCGGCTGATGCTTCAGGATGCCATAGACAGAGACACCATGGAGGAAAAATCCCAAGATCTGCAGCAGAAGCAGGAGGCAATCTTTGCTTATGAGCCTGACATCGAGGATGCGGATGAGCGGGCATACTTCATGGAAGAGAAGCAGAAAATCCAAGCTATGAAGAAAGACATGGTGGCCGTTTACGACATCACCGTCTGGGCACCCAGGGCTATAGAAATGGCCTCCCTTGATGCCATGACCACCGAGGAAAAGGAACTCTGGCAGGACTTGAAACGCTATGGCAGGGAAAAACGAGAATGGGAAATCCTCAAAAGCCGCATGATAGAGCCACCGGGGGATAATGCAGAAGCCTTGGAAGCGTACCTCAAGCTTTGCCCGGAAATCGACAAGGAGCTGGACAAGATTGACCTCAAAATCCATCAGGCTGCTGCCGACATACGCCCCGTGTTCCAGCGGCTGAACCTGCCACACAACAAGGCCAGCATTTTGAAGCGGGCAGCCTTTTATGTGAATGACAGCCGTCTGGCCAAGGCAGAAATCAGGAAGCTCCAGCGGAACATGGCCAGCAAACTCAAGGCCTTGGATAAGCATATCAAGGACTATTTTGCTGTTAGACAAAAGAACCGGGCGTACTCTGCCGAGGAAGTGGCCAGCATCCTCAAAGCTAGTCTGGCAAGACAGGAAGCTGTCGAAAAACGGCTGGCCAAAGAGCTTTACCACATGAAAAAGCGGGTAATCAGCTACCCCAGAGCCATGGAAATGGCCAAAAACAACTATGTGCAGGGGGCTTTCAAACAGCTGAGAGCCGATAAGCGGGAACTGAAAAAACGAGAAGACAGGCTATCCCCGGAAGACCGCCAAAAAGCATGGAGGGAAATTGACCGCCGTGAGCAGGAACTGGAAGCACGTTGTAACACGGCAGTTGGCCGGTCAAAAATCGAAGCCATAGCCGCCGGCATACTTCGCAAAAATGCTCCTATAGCCAAAGAGTACAACGAGCTGAGTTCCAAGCACAGGCAGCTCAAAGATTCTATCCGGCAGACCAAGTATCAATCCCAGCGTGTAGAGGCAAGGGCACCGCTGGAGGCGGGAAACAAATTCCGTGCAGCACCACCATCACCTCCCTCAGGAGGCGGTGGTGGCGGTGCCAGCTACCCCACGCCATCACGTGATGCAGACCTCATCAGCAAAGCACTTTCCGGCGGAGCCAAGGAAGCCCAGCTGGTGGCAAGGTCAAAACCAGATGAGCCGGATGAGTGGAAGTGGCTCAGTGAGGCCGAAAAGGATGACTTGCGAAATGACATGGCTACCATTGATAGGTATTAAAAATCCCATTTCCAAACGGAAATGAGATAAGTTGAAATATAATATATTTATTACATTCAGGGCGTGTTGAAAAACTCGACTAGAGAGGATTTACGGCGATTCATAATTAAATATAAATCGCCATCAATAAAAAGTCAGGCGAGGCTGTCCCAAATTCTGTGTAAACTCCATATCGTGATGTAAAATTGTTATTAAGCCAATAGGCTTAAGCCCTTGTCGCTAATACAAAACATATTTCTCTCTGCACGTCAAGAAATCCTTGAACGTGCAGTTTTTTTATTCCGGAAGTCTGTCTTCAAAGTATACTGCCAGCTGGGCATGGATGATGCTCCAATCCTGGCGACGGCCTGTCCATTTCTTCGTTATATCTATCATGGCAAGATAGAGCATTTTCAGCAGACTGTCATCTGTCGGGAATACGGACTTGGACTTCGTCACCTTACGGAGCTGGCGGTTGAAACCTTCTATGGTATTGGTGGTATAGATAAGCCGCCTGAGTTCAGGCGGGTACTTGAAATAGGTGCTGAGATTCGCCCAGTTGTCGCGCCAGGACTGGGAAATCTTGGGGTATTTCTTGTCCCACCTGTCGGAGAAACGCTCCAGCGCTGCCGTGGCAGAACCTTCATCAGGAGCGGCGTAAACCTCTTTCAGGTCAGCCATAAGCTCCTTCAAATCCTTGTAGCTCACGTACTTGCTGGAATTGCGGAGCTGGTGGATTATGCAGTTCTGCACCTCTGTCTTGGGAAACACTGCCTCTATTGCAGCGGAAAAGCCCGTGAGGTTGTCGGTACAGGCAATGAGGATGTCTTCTACGCCACGGTTCCTCATGCTGTTCAGAACACCGGCCCAGAATTTGGCACTCTCGTTTTCGCCTACCCACATGCCCAATACGTCCTTGTGGCCCTCAAGGTTGATGCCAATGGCAATGTAGACGGCTTTCTTGACGATCTGGCCTTCACTACGCACATGGTAATGGATAGCATCCATAAATACCACGGCATACAGGCTTTCCAGAGGCCGCTGCTGCCATTCCCTGGCGAGAGGAAGCACCTTGTCCGTTATGCGGCTGATGGTCGTATCTGAAACAGAAAGGCCATAGATATCCTGAATGTGGCTTTCTATATCGCTGGTAGACATGCCCTTGGCATACATGGAAACTATCTTATCCTCAATGTCCTGGCTGATGCTGGTCTGATTCTTCTTGACGAGCTGCGGCTCAAATTCGCCTTTGCGATCACGGGGGACTGAAATCTCAACATCGCCAAAGCTGGTGCGGAGATTCTTGTGGCTGTGACCGTTACGGCTGTTGTCCGTCTCCTTGTTCTTGTAGTCATATTTACCGTAGCCAAGGGAGCCATCCAGCTCTGCCTCAAGGCCATTCTCCATGAACTCAGCTATGGTTTCCTTGAACAAGTTCTGGATGTCCTCCATGCTGGTGACGTTGCTTTCTTGCAACAGTGCCCGAATCTTCTCCCGGCGAGCCTGCTCTTCTGGGGTGCGTGATTTTCTGCTCATAAGAATACCTCCCAAGTGATGTTCTCATTTTACATCACTTGGGAGGTTTACACAAAATCTGGGATAGACTCAGTCAGGCAGTCCAAAATTGCCTGACCTTTTTATTGCGCCATTTTACTGTCTTACTTTATCTGCCTTTCGGCCCGGCGCAGACGTTCCTCCAAAGCTTCATAGCGTCCCTGAAGCTTGCTATAACGCTCCTGCTGCTCCTCAATCTTGTTAGTTGCTTTCCTGGCCGCCTCTATCTCAGCTTCACGGACAGCATTCTCCTTGTCTTTCATCGCCGCTTCAAGCTTAACTTTGGCATCGGCCAGCTTCTCACGCAGCTCAGATGCACGGTCTTGTGCCACCTGCAAATCATCATTCGCCTTGGTCAGCCTCTGCTTGTAATCATCAAGATTTTCCAGCTTGGCCTTCAAAGACGCTATCTGCTCCCCAAGTTTGGCAATCTCAACAGCCTGATTCTCCTTGTCCTTGGCCAGCTCCTTAAGGTGCCGCTGACTCTCTGCCAGCTCACTGATGTGCTGGTCAATAATATTCATCTGTTTGCGAATGGTGGCCTCACGCTCATCATGGTCACTGACAGCAGCATCACGCTCTTCTTTTGCTTTGGCTAATGCTTCCGCCTGAGCATCTATCTTCGTCTGCCTGTCCTCAAGTTCCTTCTGCACAGCTTCTATCATTTCCTTACGCTCGGAGCACAAATCTCGCAGACGTTTAATCTCTTGCTCTTGATTCTCCATGCGGATAATAAAACCTTCCCTGATGCGTTCTTCGGCATCAGAGCACAGAGCCAATGAGGCCAAATACATATCCATAATGCGGTTGACGTGCTTGCGGAATTCATCAATTTCAGTCTCTCGCCCTGTCTTCTTGCGCCCTTCCTCGATGTTATAGAGGTTGACCAGATATTCCAGAGCCTCCCCTTGGTTCTCAAAGCCATCATCGCTCATCTGCTTCAACAGGTCAAAAGCCTCCTGCGGCCCTCGCACAGACCTGACGATGAACTTTTCCTTTGACTTCTCTTCTTCCATGTTGTCGCCCCCCTCATTTAAAGTTTCATAAATAGTTATAACACATTATACAATAATCTAATATAACACACAAGCCGATTAAAGCGAAATCATGCCCAGTCTGTCATCAGCAGTACATAGGCAACAAAAAAGCGAGGCATAGCCTCGCTTGCATTCATTTCTCTTTTATATGCAATTTTACTAACGAATGCCGCCTCTAAATCGCTCCAACGCCTCTTCTGCTGACATGGTGTGCAGCACATCCTCCAGAGCGGCCAGGAGGGGGACTACCTGCTCATTGTGTGTTTTCGCCTGTCTGGCGGCCATGACAAAATAGGCATAGACAATATCATTGAACCTGCCGGTGTTGAAAAGCTGGCAGTCCTGTTGCTCGTAATCTTTCATGTATCTGTATTCCTCCTTGTTTTCTGGCTTCAAATGAAGGGGGACATATAAATGGGCAATAGGCGTATATCCTGCTCTTTCTGGAAATCCTTAGTGTAGAGGATATATTTCTCAGCAATTTGGGCAGAATACTTCTGACAAAAGGCATCTAAAGAGGCGTGACGTTTGTAATTGGAGGACTTTACCTCTATCGGTACTACCTTGTTGCTTTTGGCGATGAGGAAATCTATTTCATAATTGGTTCCTTTGTCTTTGCTGGAGAAGGTATGGTAGTACAGCTCATACCCTTTGGCTGCCAGCATCTGGGCTGTGAGATTTTCAAACAGATACCCCAGATTGGCTGAAATCTTGTCACTCAGGAGTTTCTTG
The Selenomonas sp. AB3002 DNA segment above includes these coding regions:
- a CDS encoding MobA/MobL family protein — encoded protein: MANYRFEIKSDKRHSGGHTSATTHCEYIQREGRFADLGQEELETLSYNNLITGKHPIENLPKSGILLYSSPYGKILVDKTGVRFMRQSTLSEETIAMGIEIARKIYGDELELKGRSSFVNKAMATAVKLEVPVTWSEEYQNKVMAIMKEDYENDERDFRAAGGKYISRRIADPRKQTGRGRGEMPIPEPHAKLDTLEALAKRGFSLPHLPQCNMVRPEGRSQLLLSRDEDNHLLNKCRESTSHLRWYSLRARRSVIDKTVNDIMANFQKHNDAIYASSHVQYINRESIFKKRGGCLYTANHLPNWAKGNAKRFFHEADKNERANGERYKEIVFSLPNELGLEENKKIVEEFVQKHLQDFYYAYAIHDKVGAMSNGERQPHVHIMFSPREIDEVERRQERPPELFFSRANPKDPEKGGCAKSWKWNSKDRRKYLMRLRKDYAVIQNEALERNGVNLRVDHRTLKAQREEALASGNYFLADLLHKMPEEYVGPVELMKADSQVVKKQKQLRENNHQREKDLISRLMLQDAIDRDTMEEKSQDLQQKQEAIFAYEPDIEDADERAYFMEEKQKIQAMKKDMVAVYDITVWAPRAIEMASLDAMTTEEKELWQDLKRYGREKREWEILKSRMIEPPGDNAEALEAYLKLCPEIDKELDKIDLKIHQAAADIRPVFQRLNLPHNKASILKRAAFYVNDSRLAKAEIRKLQRNMASKLKALDKHIKDYFAVRQKNRAYSAEEVASILKASLARQEAVEKRLAKELYHMKKRVISYPRAMEMAKNNYVQGAFKQLRADKRELKKREDRLSPEDRQKAWREIDRREQELEARCNTAVGRSKIEAIAAGILRKNAPIAKEYNELSSKHRQLKDSIRQTKYQSQRVEARAPLEAGNKFRAAPPSPPSGGGGGGASYPTPSRDADLISKALSGGAKEAQLVARSKPDEPDEWKWLSEAEKDDLRNDMATIDRY
- a CDS encoding IS256 family transposase, whose translation is MSRKSRTPEEQARREKIRALLQESNVTSMEDIQNLFKETIAEFMENGLEAELDGSLGYGKYDYKNKETDNSRNGHSHKNLRTSFGDVEISVPRDRKGEFEPQLVKKNQTSISQDIEDKIVSMYAKGMSTSDIESHIQDIYGLSVSDTTISRITDKVLPLAREWQQRPLESLYAVVFMDAIHYHVRSEGQIVKKAVYIAIGINLEGHKDVLGMWVGENESAKFWAGVLNSMRNRGVEDILIACTDNLTGFSAAIEAVFPKTEVQNCIIHQLRNSSKYVSYKDLKELMADLKEVYAAPDEGSATAALERFSDRWDKKYPKISQSWRDNWANLSTYFKYPPELRRLIYTTNTIEGFNRQLRKVTKSKSVFPTDDSLLKMLYLAMIDITKKWTGRRQDWSIIHAQLAVYFEDRLPE